In Streptomyces sp. NBC_01551, one DNA window encodes the following:
- a CDS encoding bacterial proteasome activator family protein, which yields MEMPRSERSQDSPPHVLIVGQDGMAVGGADDESREVPVTEMVEQPAKVMRIGSMIKQLLEEVRAAPLDEASRVRLKDIHAASVKELEDGLAPELVEELERLSLPFTEEAIPSEAELRIAQAQLVGWLEGLFHGIQTALFAQQMAARAQLEQMRRALPPGAPTDDEDGPHGAIRSGPYL from the coding sequence ATGGAGATGCCGAGGAGTGAACGGTCGCAGGACAGTCCCCCGCACGTCCTGATCGTGGGACAGGACGGGATGGCGGTCGGCGGCGCCGATGACGAGTCGCGCGAGGTCCCGGTGACGGAGATGGTCGAACAGCCCGCCAAGGTCATGCGGATCGGCAGCATGATCAAGCAACTCCTGGAAGAGGTACGTGCCGCTCCTCTCGACGAGGCGAGCAGGGTCCGGCTCAAGGACATCCACGCCGCGTCGGTGAAGGAGCTGGAGGACGGCCTGGCACCGGAGTTGGTCGAAGAACTGGAACGCCTTTCCCTCCCGTTCACGGAGGAAGCCATTCCCTCCGAGGCGGAACTGCGCATCGCGCAGGCCCAGTTGGTGGGGTGGCTGGAGGGGCTCTTCCACGGCATCCAGACGGCCCTGTTCGCGCAGCAGATGGCGGCGCGGGCCCAACTCGAACAGATGCGCCGCGCCCTCCCGCCCGGCGCCCCCACCGACGACGAAGACGGCCCCCACGGCGCCATCCGCTCGGGCCCGTACCTCTAA
- a CDS encoding ABC transporter permease — protein sequence MIALPIVGVSAADLTLRSAELSTEQKMERVLGAADAKLTLPHVTGPVYQQPDGENYAPVGGYDKYQSSQEPDDPNRLGTALPAGSRSVKDSVGRTKVRTTHGLLDTELRELDTRSPMVKGILTLDRGRLPQAPGEVIATQAFLEDSGYFVGSAVTPRGSTTSYKIVGAYELPDALGRAQLIAPPGSLIDPLEKMLVAAGNPGLRAQHSYLVTVGGDGFTWNMVKETNAKGVLVTSRAVMLDPPADSDVPLYKQQPKDQWGGSAAMRATELAVLATVVGLAMLEICLLAGPAFAVGARRSRRQLGLVGANGGDRRHIRAIVLSGGLVIGAASAVIGTVVGVALTFGLRPVLEGRIGSRFGSFDVRPLELLGIGLLAVLTGLLAAVAPAVTASRQTVLASLTGRRGVRRANRVLPVMGVVAICGGTAIALFGSVSDMGSVVVAGGSALAELGIVALTPVLVGLFGRIGRWLPLSPRLALRDAVRNRGRTAPAVAAVLAAVAGTVAIAVFQHSGDLQRRHEYVASLPYGSGMAQVTENSGHKEVPAVRQALARELPLAVRADVDRLVVGKPGCDSWSEEPGCGRAEIITPKDQRCPLFEGSGPAAFTTEQQRALRDDWRCQEGRHGVAEDTVVADEKLLTVLAVTDPGAAAALKSGKAVSFDKRIVKDGKVNVRLIADSKAASVFSGRGEDPPGENKVIAAYQAPAGSDGYGLRLVLPPAAAKAAGLTTAPFGSYFTLDGEATSEQRQKLDGALDAMGVETDVTVEKGYQGDNSLVLLALTVFAGLVTIGAAGIATGLAQADAEADLKTLAAVGAPPRVRRALSGFQCGVVALMGVVLGSAAGILPAVGLRLTERRESTSLYETGIAQGYVGKSELAPYVPIAVPWETLGALLILVPLGAALLAALVTKSSGALARRAAG from the coding sequence ATGATCGCCCTGCCGATCGTCGGCGTGAGCGCGGCCGACCTCACCCTGCGCAGCGCCGAACTCTCCACCGAGCAGAAGATGGAGCGGGTCCTCGGCGCGGCCGACGCCAAACTGACCCTCCCCCACGTCACGGGCCCCGTCTACCAGCAGCCCGACGGCGAGAACTACGCGCCGGTCGGCGGGTACGACAAGTACCAGTCCTCCCAGGAGCCGGACGATCCGAACCGGCTGGGCACCGCCCTCCCGGCGGGGAGCCGGTCCGTGAAGGACAGCGTGGGCAGAACCAAGGTCCGCACCACGCACGGGCTGCTCGACACCGAGCTACGCGAACTGGACACGCGCAGCCCGATGGTCAAGGGCATCCTGACGCTGGACCGCGGCCGACTGCCGCAGGCGCCGGGCGAGGTCATCGCCACCCAGGCCTTCCTGGAGGACTCCGGGTACTTCGTCGGGTCCGCGGTGACCCCGCGCGGCTCGACGACCTCGTACAAGATCGTGGGCGCGTACGAACTCCCCGACGCCCTGGGGCGGGCGCAGCTCATCGCGCCGCCCGGCAGCCTGATCGACCCGCTGGAGAAGATGCTCGTCGCCGCCGGCAACCCGGGGCTGCGGGCCCAGCACAGCTACCTGGTGACGGTCGGCGGTGATGGTTTCACGTGGAACATGGTGAAGGAGACCAACGCCAAGGGCGTCCTCGTCACCTCCCGCGCCGTGATGCTCGACCCGCCCGCCGACTCCGACGTGCCGCTGTACAAGCAGCAGCCGAAGGACCAGTGGGGCGGCAGCGCCGCGATGCGGGCCACCGAACTGGCCGTCCTGGCCACCGTGGTGGGCCTGGCCATGCTGGAGATCTGCCTGCTGGCCGGACCCGCCTTCGCGGTGGGCGCCCGCCGCTCGCGCCGCCAGCTCGGGCTCGTCGGCGCCAACGGCGGCGACCGGCGCCACATCCGGGCCATCGTCCTGTCGGGCGGCCTGGTCATCGGCGCCGCGTCCGCCGTCATCGGCACCGTCGTCGGCGTGGCCCTCACCTTCGGGCTCCGGCCGGTGCTGGAAGGCCGGATCGGCAGCCGCTTCGGCAGCTTCGACGTCCGCCCCCTGGAACTCCTCGGGATCGGGCTGCTCGCCGTCCTCACCGGGCTGCTGGCCGCCGTCGCCCCGGCGGTCACCGCCTCCCGGCAGACCGTCCTGGCCTCGCTCACCGGCCGCCGCGGCGTCCGCCGGGCCAACCGGGTGCTGCCCGTCATGGGCGTCGTCGCCATCTGCGGGGGCACCGCCATCGCCCTGTTCGGCAGCGTCTCCGACATGGGCTCCGTGGTCGTCGCGGGCGGCAGCGCCCTCGCCGAGCTCGGCATCGTCGCCCTCACCCCGGTGCTGGTCGGCCTGTTCGGGCGGATCGGGCGGTGGCTGCCGCTGTCGCCGCGGCTCGCGCTGCGCGACGCCGTGCGCAACCGGGGACGTACGGCCCCCGCCGTGGCCGCCGTGCTGGCCGCCGTCGCCGGGACCGTCGCGATCGCCGTGTTCCAGCACAGCGGCGACCTCCAGCGCCGGCACGAGTACGTCGCCTCCCTGCCGTACGGCAGCGGGATGGCCCAGGTCACCGAGAACTCCGGCCACAAGGAGGTGCCCGCCGTACGGCAGGCGCTGGCCAGGGAACTCCCGCTCGCCGTACGGGCCGACGTGGACAGGCTCGTCGTCGGCAAGCCGGGCTGCGACTCCTGGTCGGAAGAGCCCGGCTGCGGCCGGGCCGAGATCATCACCCCGAAGGACCAGCGCTGCCCGCTCTTCGAGGGGAGCGGGCCGGCAGCCTTCACCACCGAGCAGCAGCGGGCCCTGCGCGACGACTGGCGGTGCCAGGAGGGCCGGCACGGCGTCGCCGAGGACACGGTCGTCGCCGACGAGAAGCTGCTGACCGTCCTCGCCGTCACCGACCCGGGCGCGGCCGCCGCGCTGAAGTCCGGCAAGGCCGTCTCCTTCGACAAGCGGATCGTGAAGGACGGCAAGGTCAACGTCCGGCTGATCGCCGACTCCAAGGCCGCCTCGGTCTTCTCGGGGCGCGGGGAGGACCCGCCCGGCGAGAACAAGGTCATAGCCGCCTACCAGGCACCCGCCGGGAGCGACGGCTACGGCCTGCGGCTGGTGCTGCCGCCCGCCGCCGCCAAGGCGGCGGGGCTGACCACCGCGCCGTTCGGCTCGTACTTCACCCTCGACGGCGAGGCCACCTCCGAGCAGCGGCAGAAGCTGGACGGGGCGCTCGACGCGATGGGCGTGGAGACCGACGTCACCGTCGAGAAGGGCTACCAGGGCGACAACTCGCTGGTCCTGCTCGCCCTCACCGTCTTCGCGGGCCTGGTCACCATCGGCGCGGCCGGCATCGCCACCGGGCTGGCCCAGGCGGACGCCGAGGCCGACCTGAAGACCCTGGCGGCGGTCGGAGCGCCCCCGCGGGTGCGGCGGGCCCTGAGCGGCTTCCAGTGCGGCGTGGTGGCCCTGATGGGCGTCGTCCTGGGCTCGGCGGCCGGAATCCTGCCGGCGGTCGGCCTGCGGCTCACCGAGCGGCGGGAATCGACCTCCCTGTACGAGACCGGGATCGCGCAGGGGTACGTCGGGAAGTCGGAGCTCGCGCCGTACGTGCCGATCGCGGTGCCGTGGGAAACCCTGGGCGCGCTGCTGATCCTGGTCCCGCTGGGCGCGGCGCTGCTGGCCGCGCTGGTCACGAAGTCCAGCGGCGCCCTGGCCCGGCGCGCGGCGGGGTAA